Part of the Candidatus Hydrogenedentota bacterium genome, TCGGCCTGTTCCCGCTGCGCCTTGAACTCGCTGCTCACGTTGTCGAACAACGTCACGGACTTCTGGTAAATGTTGAGCGCATCGCCGAGTGCCTTCTGCGTACTCAAGACATCCGCTTCGGCCAGCGCCGTTTCTCCGGCCGACACAATCTCCCGGTCGGTCTGTTCGCGTTCGTCGCGCCGCTTCTGCTCGATCCGCGTCTCCTCGATAGAGCGTGCCGCGACTTCATTGCCCCGGTCGATCTCCATCGCGCGGTTGAAATACTCCAGCGCCTTTTGCAGCGAGTCCGACGGCGCATCCGGGTCCGAGGCCTTTGCAACGAGATCTTTTCCCTGTTCGATATAATAGGTTGCCAGCTTCCGTACAATGCGCTGGCGGTCCGGACCGCGCGTCTGAAGCGCAGTTTTCCATTCTTTCACGGCCCGCTCTCTATCACCGAACTCGTAGAACATGTCCCCAACTTGCTCATAGGCCAGATAGTTGTCAGGGTTGACCCGAACGAAATGATCGTATATCTCATCAGCCGCTTTGGCATTCTTTTTTTCTTTGAGGAGGTATTCGATGTTGTCGACGAAAAACCACATCAGATTCTCGTCGGAAGGTTTCATATACCCCAAGTCCTGGTCAGTCTGGAGCACGGTGTAAACGATGTCGCTCACCGCCTGCACAGCATTGCTGAAGGCATTCTGCGCGCCGCCGTTCTTCAGATACCCATTATACCCATCGCCACGAGCGTAGTCGGCAGCAATGATTGCTTTGGCGTCGCGCAAGTAGCTGCGGCTGTCCTCAATATACCGCCGAAGCTCGCGCAGAATGACTGATTTCTCCCGCAAGGGAGTATAGGTGAAGCTTTCAAGATGCTCGTCGATGTCCGCGTCGATTTCGGCGGCGAGCTTTCGGTTTTCCGCCGAGGCGTCATACATGAACGGGAGATACAAATCGGATACCAGGGACGAGAGCACCCCCATGCGGTACGCATAGTAGCTGCCCATTGAATAGTCGCGCACGTAGTGAAGCAACAACATCTCCGAGGCGATCCGATGCATCGCGCGGTTTTCACTGTCCAGCTCCACCGCATCACGTAACACCGTTTGCCCCGCTAATGCCCCTTTGATCATGTCTTCATCGTACTTGGCGCCCGACGTCTGGAACACGGTCCTAATGGTACGGCGCACAACCTGGATGGAGGTCCCGGTAATAGCCCGTTGAGCGCGAGGGCCCCACGCATAGGCCTCCATTGAAAACATGGCAGCCAACACCACAGCTGCGCCGATTACAACCCATCCTCGTTCTTTCATGTCTTACCTCGTCTTCCCTTGAGAGTTTAAAGAAGCCGCCGGCCGCAACGCGTGCCGGAAGCGTCGTCATCGGCCACGCGCATCTTCCTTGCGGACCCCGCACGAAAATGCCGCGCGGCCCCGCTTAGAATACCAAATCCCTGTACATCGCATCGTTTGGGCGGTGTCTATACCGCGGTTCAAACGGAGTCGCCGGCAGGCGGTTGCTGCACCAGGCCGGCACCTCCTGTTCCACGCTGTTGTCGTATACATTCCGCCGCGTCCATTCTACCAGAAGCTCGGTGTACGGTGGACGGTGCTGTTCATCCGGATACCGTCTGAACTCGACGTGGCCGTCCAGATACAGCACATTTCCCCCAGGCGGCACCATATGGTTCAACTGCAGCATCCCCAGATCGCTCACCGAGTCGTACAGAACCGGAATCTCACTCTCCGAGGCAGCCGTCGCCGCCGGATTGTTCATATCCGAGATAAAGAACCGCGACACCCCGTAATGGAGACGGTGAAACGTGTCGCTCCCGCCGGGTCCGTGGCCCCCAGGCACAAAAAGGTCGTCCATCATGAAATCAATCGCGCCTCCGTACATGAGGCGGTGGAGTTCCGCCCACAGAAAGAGCGCCTGTTCCTCCGTCTTGACCGCATACGGCAAGTAGGTGTACATGTCGTTCGTGAGGCATTCGGGATCCATCCGTTGACCCAGAAGGCGCTCGATGGCCTCCCGGTTGCGCGGGTCCGTCACCATAATGCTCTCGAGGTATCCATCCATAAAGGTGATGTCGGTATACCAATCAAGCCGGGTGTCCGCCAGCTCCTTTATCGAACCCGGGCACTTAAACACCTGCAGAGTATCCAGATACTCCGGATACAAGTCGCGTACGTCGCAGATGAAGTTATTGCGCTGCAAATGGTGGCAAACGCCCTTGGAGTCCGGGTAATCCCAAAACCCATTGGGCGCTCCGGGCGGCAGCGCGCCGTCGTGATCGTTTGCCCACAAACTGAACACGATACCAATCTGGCGAATGCTATTATTGCAGTACGCGCGCCGGGCCTGTTCCCGGGCCCGCAACAGCGCCGGCAGAATCAGCACAAAGAGGATGCCGATGATGGTAACAGCTACCATCAATTCCAATAGCGTAAATCCCTGCTTACGCGGCAGGTTAACCATAGTGCCCTCGTGCGCCTGATGTCCCTCTCGCCACACGGCGCCCTGCCCTGATTCCGATTCGCGAGACCTTGACGCGACACTAGCATGACGGCACATAATTGTCAACAGAAGACCCGGGTTCGTCCGGACCCCCGGTTTTCGCCTGAGGGCGTGTTTGGCCACGAGACCGTGTGGAAGGCCCAATCACCGGGTGAGCATTGGCAAGACCGGCTATGGTTGCGGGCTTCTGGCGCGGCCCTGGCGCTGCAGGGCGTGACGTGTGGGCGGGCCCTTTCTTGACTGCGAACGGCTGAGCCGGTAGCATCGGGGGGCGCGGGAGCGTCCGCCACCAATGAGCCAGGCGCGGTCCGTGACACCCGCCGCCCAAACGCGTACCAAAACACAAGGCCACCGTCAGGAGGAGCATCTTGGACGTTCAGACCTTCCCGCTGACGCCTTTCATGACGAACTGCTACGTGGTGCGAAGTGCAGGCGAAGCCATCGTGATCGACCCCGGTGAAGCGGCGCCCTTGCTTCTGGCTTCGCTTGAAGGATACCGGGTGCGAGCCATCATAAACACCCACGCCCATTGCGATCATTGCGCAGGCAACGCGGTTCTGCTCGAGAGAACCGGCAGCGAGCTGCTGCTTCATGAGGCGGACCTCCCCTTGCTCCGCTCCATTCAACAGCAGGGAATGATGTTCGGGTTTCTCACCGTCCCTTCGCCCGACCCGCACGTGTTCCTCGAGGCGGGCGATGAGGTGCATGTGGGCGAACTCACCTTCGAGGTGCGCCACGCGCCCGGCCATACTCCGGGCCATGTCGTGCTGGTTGGCCATGGGAGCGTGTTCGCCGGCGATGTGCTGTTCCAAGGGTCTATCGGCCGCACCGACCTGCCGGGAGGCGACTACCAGCAGTTGCTGCGGTCCATCCAAACGCAATTGCTGCCATTGCCGGGCGAAACGGTAGTATACTCGGGCCATGGCCCGGCCACCACGATCGGCGAAGAACACTCCTCAAACCCGTTCCTGGCAGGACTATAACCGGAGATGACGCGGATTATTACAGCATTGGCAGCCATCCTCAGCCTGGCGGCAGGCGCGTCTGCGGAGGTCACCATTGCTATCGCGCCGGACCAGCCCATTCCCCACGTTTACATCGATGACGTCCTTGTGCTTGAGTTGCGGAGCGATCGGGACATCGAGGCTCATGTCAGGGTCGCCATTCAGGACAGCGGCGGCGCCGAAGAAAGCGCACTCGATACCGTGCTTCCGCTTCCGGGTCAAAGCATCCGGTGGGTGCCTCTCGAAAACGTGGCCGGGCGGCGCGGACGCTATCTGGCCCGCGTAACCATCGAGGCGGCGGGCGAGACGCAGGAATCCACCCATCCCTTCTGCCGGATCGACAGGCCCGCATCCATGGTTCCGCCCCCTGTCGCGGCAATCATGGACTCCCCGGAACCCTATGCGCTCCTGGCCATGCGGGATCTGCCGCTGGGCAGAGTGTGCTTCGACGCCGTCAATCCTGAACTCGACGCGCTGGTTGAGGCTGCCAATGAGGCGGGGCTCGATGCCGCTATCCTCATCGACCTTGCCGTAACGCCGCCCGAAACGGCGACCACCTTCCCGGAGAAATACGCGTCCCGCGTGGCTTACTGGAGCGTGCATCCCGGAGACGCGCCGGGCGCCCTTGAAACCGTGGCCGCGGCGTTTGCCGAGCGAAATCCCGTGGCGCTGTTTTCGCTGGTTGCCGACACCCCGGAAACCCTGAGCGCCATGCTGCGCAACGGCGCCGGGCGGCACGCCGCAGGCATAACGCTGCGAAATGACGCCCCCTCTCCCGATGAGCTCGAAGCGTTCGACCTGGCCGCGCAAACCGCCGGCTACGAACGTCTGCCCTTGCAGGTGCTGGGCCGCGGCATCCGCGAAGAAGACGACTCGGAATCCGCGGCCCGTCTTGTTCGCAATCTCATCGTTTTCGCATCCTGCGGCGTCGCGCAGGCAGACATCGACGGCAAATTGCTCGTTCGTGAAAAGGACGTTACCGAGGGCTACGTCTTCCTCAGCGCGCTGGCCCGGCGCCTCGCGGAAACGGTTCCGATCGGCTCGCTGGATGCGCCCGCCCCGTTTCGCGCCCACGTGTTCCGGCTCGGCGACTCGTGGCTGATTGCCGCGTGGAGTGAAGGAGAAGCGGGGAGCCTCTCGGTCCCGGTGGGCGACGCCGCCATCCTCGAGCTTGCCGACGCCTCGAACAATCCTCTCCCGGCCCCGCCAGTCGAGAACGGTGTGGTGTCTCTCGCCGTGACGGCTGCTCCTGTCTACCTCAAAGGCGAGGGCGGAAACGTCCTGGCGGCAACCGCACGCCGCATGATGCAACTCACCGCGGATTCGTTCGCATCCAACAAAGCCTATGCGGCCCTGCTGCCCGAGCAGGTGATGGATATCTTTCAGGTGATGCGGAAAGCGGCCCCGCCCCGTATTGACCGCAGTCAGTTTCTCGCGCTGCTGCCCATGTTCCCGTTGCTGGAAGCCCAGTGGCATACAGGGGCCATCTCACAGGAGGTGGCCGTGCCCGCGATGTCGGCCCTGTCCGAAATCATCCGTCACGCGGCGGTGATCGAGCAGGCCTACGGGGAACCCTTCGTACAACCCCTGCAGGACACCCTCGCCTCGTGCGCCGAGTTTCAGCAGGACTTCCTGACCCGGGCAGAAACGCCCCCGGAAACCCGGTCGCGCGCTGACTGGCTCATGGCGGAGGTCACGCGGCTGGTGGCCGAAGCGAAACAACTCGATCAGACGGGCAGAAGCATAGAAGCGAACGCCGTCGCGTCGTTGGCACGATGGAAGGCGCGTTCCTTGAAAGCGACCCTGACCTACGCCGCGCCGGGCGCAACGCCTTCCGAGAGCGCTGACGGCGAGGCCAAGGCGCAAGAAGCCCCGTCCTCTAAAGACGACGACAAACCTGAAAAGCAGAGCGGCGGACAGTAACGAATCGAGGAATCGCTCATGAAACGCATCGGAGTGCTGACAAGCGGAGGCGACGCGCCCGGCATGAACGCGGCCATTCGCGCCGTGGTGCGCACCGCCGCATATCATGACCTGAAGATGTTTGGAATCTACCGCGGCTACCAAGGCTTGATCGACGGCGAGGTCGCCGAAATCGGCGCCCGCTCCGTCAGCGGCATCATCAACCGCGGCGGCACCATTCTGCGCACGGCACGGTGCAGCGAGTTCCACGAAACAGCGGGCCGCGCACGAGCCGCCAAAACCCTCGCTGAGCACGGCATCGAAGGCCTGGTCGTCATCGGCGGCGACGGCACCTACCGCGGCGCGCTCAAGCTTCATGAGGAGCACGGCATCAGCTGTGTGGGACTGCCCGGAACCATCGACAACGATATCGGCGGCACCGATTTCACCATCGGCTATGACACCGCGCTCAACGTCGCGCTCGAAGCCATCGACCGCATCCGCGACACCGCCGAGTCTCACGAGCGCATCTTCTTTGTGGAAGTCATGGGCCGTCGCAGCGGTTACCTCGCGATGATGAGCGGCATCGCCGGCGGGGCGGAGGACATCCTCGTTCCCGAGACGCCCACCAGCATCGAAACGCTCGTGGAACACATCGATCTCAACCGCCGAAAGGGCAAACAATCGGCAATCATTGTTGTGGCCGAGGGCGACGAACTGGGCAATGCCATACAGGTTGCCAAACAGGTAGACGCCCTGGCCAAGATTCCCGACAGCCGGGTCGTCGTTATTGGTCATCTCCAGCGCGGTGGTTCGCCCACCGCCTTCGACCGGATATTGGCCAGCCGCCTGGGCGTGCGCGCCGTGGAAGCGCTGATGGAAGGCGTCACCGGGAAGATGGTCGGCATCAACGCCAACAACGTCGTGCTTCGTCCCTTTCAGGAGGCTTGGGAATGCAGGACCCAGTTTGACCCGCAACTCAGCCGGGTTGCCCGGATTCTCGCCACCTGACCGGCGCGGGGTTATCTCTTTGCGTCGGGATTCCCCGGCTCCGGGGGAATCGCCCAAGGGCGGCGAAGGTATTCCTCGATCGAGTCCGGATCCCGCAGCAGGGGATAAGCGTAGGTCTGGACGGCCTCGGCGCCCGCGCCGGCGGCCCCTTCGCCGTCGGTCCACAAATGAGGCACGTTGGCGTTGCGCAGATGCGCGTACCAATTGAACGTGCTGATGCCGTCCGCGCCGTGACGGTACATGTCGAGCACAGTTTGGCACAGATCGTGTTTGTATAGCGCCAGCGCCTTGTCATCGCCGCGTTCGACGCGCCGTTCCCCGATGCCGTGCATCCATGCGGCATGCGGCCACAACGTCGGATAGACGCCCGCCTGCGTACCTTCGGCCAGCTTGGCGAACTCCTGCGTCAACGGTTCCCCCGGAAGCGTGGCAAGGAACAGCGACGGGCACACATAGTCGACCAGCCCGTCGCGAAACCATGCCGCCACATCGAGACCCAGTTCCTTGCACGACGCGTTGGTGGGTTTCTCCGCGTAGAAGATGCCGGGGAACAGGTACGGGCTTGGCTCGCTATCAAGGGAAGGCCCGACACGCACTCCCAGCAGCAGCTTGTCCCTTTTCTTCATCCGCGCGGTTTCGTCGAGCATCTTCCGCGTATCGCGCACCATCCGGGTCAATACGGTGTGGTTTTCAAGCGGGTTTGACACCATCCGGTACCAGCGCCGGAAATCGAGTTCGAGCCCGTCGACATCGTATCGCTGCGCGGCCTCTGTGAGAAGCGCCATGCGATGCGCATACACCTCATCAACGGCCGGATCGAGATTCCCCGCGCCGGAAATGCGGTATTCCGGATGGGCGCGGCCGAAGTCTGACAGAAGATACGTGTTGTCGTACCAGTCTTCGGCGTTCATGCGGAAACTCGCCACGATCGCAAGGCCCCGCGCCCGGCAGGCTTCAATGGTGAGCGTCAGCGGATCGGTTTCCGCCGCGAAGAGGCTGCGCAGGGCGTCGCGCTGGCGTTCGGCGTCGGCGCCGCCGTTCTCCGGCCACGTCATGCGGCTCACCTCGACAAGATACTTGTCGAACGTGGTTCCAACAGCCGTGGGATAGATGACCGGATCGGGCAAACCCACATTTTGGGCCAGCACTCCCGGCTGCATGTCGAGAATGGCTTGCACGACGGCCTGGTATTGTTTCGGCGTGGTGTTGCTGCCGTCAAGAGCATAGAGAATGTTGTTTAGGTCGTTGTTGAAGATGGTGCCCAGCGTTTTACCGGAAAGCGGGGGATTCTGCCGGGTCTCAGCGGCGGGCACTTCGGGCGCTCCCGCAAGAGCGGCGCACACCGCGAACCGCAAGAGAAACCTCGCCAGCTTCCCCATACCCAAACCCTCCTCAGGCGAGCCCCGGGAACAATTCGTCCGGCTTGGCGCACAGTCCCATCACCCGTTTGACAAATGCCGAGGCCTCGGCGAAGTCGAGGGCCCGGTGATCGGCCGCCCCGGTCACGGGCATGATCCAGCGGATAGCAACCGCGTCCTTGCCCTGGGCATCTTGGACGGCCACCGGCTGCTTGCGCGCGGCACACAGGCCGAACGCCGCCACCTGCGGCGGGATAACTTCAAGAAGCGCAATCCGGGCGGGCAACTCCCGCATCACGCTCCCGAGATTCGTTACAAGCGTTGTGGCCGTCAAAAGGTCGTCGGGCGTCAGGCGGTCTTTCTCGGGAATCTGCCCGTAGGCCCTGCGCTCGCTCTTGGAGGGAAAGCTAAGCCGCCGGGGGCCGTACACATTCGCATACAGGCGCCGCAAGACGCCCAGGCGGCCTCGCCGAAGGTGCTCGAGGGTGTCGCGGTGGCCCGCCTCGAGGAGCAGCAACTCGAAATTGGTGTTCGCGACGCGCCGCCGCAGGTCGGCCATCGCGAGGCACAATTCCCGAAGCGATTTCTCTCCCGCCTTCTTCAGGACCGGCGTAACCATACGGGAATCATCGGTCAGAAAAGGCACGGCGATGTTTATGTCGTCGAAAACGATCAATTCGCCTACGGTGTTCTTGGGATTGTACCGGAGATGGGCGTTCATGCGGGGCGACGCCTTGAGCCCTTCCGTGACGACCTTCAGCATGACCGTGTTGAGAGTTACGTTGACGCCGGCATACGCGGGGTCTCGCTTGGCCTTCTCGAGACACCCCATGACCTCCGTTACGTCGAGGTCCACCTGGACCGCCGCGTGAGGAACGGTTCGCCAGCTCTCGGTCGTCTTATAGGCGACTGCCTTGCGGAAGACATCGAAAGAAATGACCTCTTTTACAGCAACACCCTTGGGCAGATTCATCAGCGCCCCCCTTTTGAACTACGACCGCCACCGGTCATTCTTCTTGTCCGTCCCCCGCCCCGGCACGCAACAGCGAACGCCGCGCGGCCGCCGATCTCTCCGCAGCTCACTATACCAAAACCGGCCTCCGTGCGGGGTGTTCGCTTCCCGAACAAGACCAATGAGACCCGTAAGGCATACCGCTTTTTCAAGGGCGGACAGCACAGGACAGGGGCAGGTTCTTCAGACCAGCCTTCCGGGCGCTGATGCTGGTTCTCAGGCCGGAACATTGCCGGAAGGGGGATGCCCTAGCCGGCCAGGATCATGTTGTCGAGGACGACAGCCTGCCCTTCTTCGCAGACCACGGCCCCCGCCGAACCCGCCTGAATCTGGTTATGCTGAACGAGATTGTCGCGGCTGTCGCCCGAGATTTCCACGCCCGTCTTCATGACAAGCCCCGGGCGGCGGTTGATGATGGTGTTGTTGGCGATACGGCAGAGGTTCGCCGACTCTAGATAAACTCCCCGGTGCGCGGGCGACAGGAGCTGGCAGTCCGACACCGCCACGGCGGAACAGCGCGTCAACGTCACCGCTCCGCCACGCGCATCGTCGCCGTACGCCAATCCGGTCGCGATGTTCCCTGTAATGGCGCAATTCTGGCAGCCCTCGAGCAGGACGCCGCCGGCGCCGCTGGCGTTCGGTTCCCACGGGGAGTCGTCGATCGTGTTCCCGGTAATCGCCACCTCGCCACAATTGGCAAGCTCGATGTTGGCCGCGACGCCTGTGTAGATAGTGTTGCCCGAGATAGTGACCGAGCGTTGGGCGTACCGCATCACGATGTTCTTGTTGCGGCTGCCAATGACGTTACCCGTGATGCTCACGACCCTCACGGGCGAATCGTCGGGCATGGGGCGGCCGGTCATGATGATGTTCGCCCCTCCGGCGCCGGGCGTGGCCTGAAGCGTGTTGCTCGCAATGGTGTATTCGCTGATAAGACCGTCGTCGGGGACCTCGAGAACGATCTCGCCGCTGGACCCTTCCTCGTATCCCGAGTTGTACTCGATGTCGTTTCCGGTGATCTGGATGTTGTGGACATCCCCGTTGAACTGACGAATTCCCGCCCGGAAGCAGTAGCTGATCTGGTTGCCGATAATGATGGCCTGATGCAGGTTTACGGCGTCCATAAAAATGCCTGAGTCCGTGCACCGGTAGATGTGCGAATTGGCGATGATCGGGTTGCGATTGCGTTCAACCAGATGAATGCCGTAGCGGCACTCGCGAATCAGCACGTTCTGAATCGTGCACTTCACCGTGCGGAACAGTTCGATGCCGTCGGCCTGAGCATGCCGGCCGTACACCTCGAAGCCCTGCAACACGGGAAACCGTTCGCGTTCCCAGGTGTGCTCTTCGAAGCTGGCCGGGTGAGCCGTGCCCCGGTGATCCCCGATCACCCGGAGCGCGGGACCGGCCCCCGCCATCACGAGGCGCGACGTCCCTTGCGCGCCCCGCACGCCCACATAACCCCGTTGCGTGGTGTCGAGCACCAGCGGCGCCGAAATGAGGTATGACCCTTTCCCCAATTCCAACACCCCGCGTTCGTCAACCGCGCGCTGGAGCGCCTGGGTATCGTCGGTGACGCCGTCGCCCCTTGCCCCGAATTCCTCCACCATCGCCATGATTGTTCCTCCTGTCGCACGCCCGCGGCCCATGGTATCCCGGGCACCGCGCACATGCAACCCAAGAGGCGGCCGGGAACGCATATCCGGCGCGACGCTTCCGGTGGGATAACCAGACTGAGAAAGAGCCAGGGCCTACGCGTTGCGGTTCATCGAGCAGGAGCAGACGCGGGCGGTGCGAGTGGACGCCAGAGAGAAGGCAAACGCTGCGGCTTCGGTCGCGAAGGGCATTCGGGCCAGCCCGGTGCGCCGGTCCGGGGCCGTCTCTTTGGATACGCTCTCTGGTATCCGAAGAGTTATGTCAATGAACTTGATCCCGATGGGGGAAATCGCTATTACATGCTCTATCGCCAGGGGCGCCATGTACGTGTAAGAAGAGGGACCAGTCATGCACACCATCCGGGTTGCCATATTGGGTCAGGGACGGAGCGGGCGCAGCATTCATGCCGAGTATCTGCGCCACGTGCCGAAGAGATTCACCATCGCCGCAGTGGTGGATCCCATGAAAGAGCGCCGGGACCGAGCAGTCCGGGAGTTCGGCTGCGACGCTTACAGCAACCATAAACCCGTTCTCGAGCGGGACGACATCGACCTGGTCATCAACGCGACGCCGAGCCATCTCCACGTGCCCTATACCCTTGAATTCCTGAAAGCCGGCTTCAATGTGCTTTGCGAGAAGCCTTTGGCTGCCAAGGCGAAGGATGTCGACAGGCTTATCGCCGCGCAGAAGAAGAGCGGCACGGTATTCGCGATCTTCCAGCAATCGCGTTACGCGCCCTATTTCCAGAAGGTGCGTGAGGTCATCGATTCGGGGGTGCTGGGCGATATCGTGCAGATCAACATTCAGTTCAACGGGTTCAGCCGCCGGTACGACTGGCAGACGCTCACGGAGTTTGACGGCGGCAACCTGCTCAACACGGGGCCGCATCCCCTCGACCAGGCCCTGCAGCTGTTTGGCACGGACGTCATGCCCAAGGTCTTTTGCGTCATGCGCAGCACCATCAGTTACGGCGACGCCGAGGACCACGTGTTGCTCGTTCTCGAGGGGAAAGGGCGGCCGATCATCAACCTCGAGATTTCGTCGTGCTGCGCGTGTCCGTCTTATACCTATAACGTTTACGGCACCCGAGGGGGACTTACGGGGGACATGACCGCCCTCGAGTGGCGTTACTATATCCCGAAGGAGGCGCCGAAGCTCCGGCTCCAAAGGCGCCCGCTTTCGGACAGCGCCGGCAACCCGGCGTACTGCTCGGACAACCTTACGTGGCACCAGAAGACGTGGCAGGTGCCCACGTCGAAGCAGAATCTGTTCAACGCAATCTCGCACGGCTTCTACTCGATGCTGTACAAGACCCTGACCGAGGGCGCGCCCCTCGAAATCACACCCCAGCAAGTGCGGCAGCAGATCGCGGTCATCGAGGAATGTCAACGCCAGAATCCCCACATCTACGGGAAAAAGCGGGGAAAAGAGTGATACTCGTCTTTTCGCCATAACCGGGAGAGAATCGTCATGGGACTGCGCTGGAGATGGTGTCTTCTGACGGGAGCGCTCCTGAGCGGGTTTGTGCAGCCTTCCAATGCGTTTGCCGCGCCGTCCACGGTTGAATCCATACGCGAAGGCGTCTGGGTCGTGCGGGACGAGTCGGGCAACTGGGGCGGCTCGACCATGGGCATCACCCACCAGCGCGGACCGCATTATTGGGCCAAGAAGGTGCTGGACCTGTCGGCCGTGCCCGAGGACGTGTGGGCCGGAGCGTCCGAAGTGCGGCTGTCGGCGTACTTCTGTGTGCGGGACTACTCGTGGCGCGAACTCCCCGCCGCCAACGGTCTCGACGAGGCCTTTGAAATCGTGGTTAATGACGTCGCGCACCGCATCCCGACGAACTCCGGCCTGCCGGTGTACGACGAGAAGCTGCCGATGGGCGAGTTCATGCGATGGCACGATTTTCCGCTGCCCAAAGAGGCGTTTGTGCGGGGCGAGAACACAATCCTTTTCCGCATGACCGCGCCCGAGGGCAAGAAGCCCGATGATTACTTGTACCTGGGCATCGACAACACCGCGGCGGGCGGCAACAGTTGGGTGCGGTTCGGCGAGGGTCAGGAATGGCGGCAGGATCAGCTTACGGTGCCGGGCGGCGCGGGCGAGTACATGGTGCGGCTGTATCTTCTCTCGGGTTCACGCACCCTGCAGGCGGTTTGGCTCCCCGGCGAGCAAAGGACCGACGGCACGCGCGGCCTGATTGCGTACGCGGGGTCTCACGGGGCGGATACGCGCGTGGAATGGGCGCCGCTCCGCATCGATCCGCTTGAACCGGTCACGGTGGTCATCGAAACGACTCAGGAATCCGGTTTTGCGGCGTCCTGGCTCGATGAGTCCGGCGCTGTCAAAGAGCCTTCGTTGACGTCCCAGGGCGCCCGCCTTGAAGCGGCGCTTTCCCCGCCGCTGCCGTTCCGTCCGTCAGGTATCCGCCTTGATAAGAGCGTGCCGGTCAGCTCGGTCACGATCACGGCGTCGGAGAGCTATCATCCTCAGCCCGAGCGCGTTGACATGACGCCCGCAATCGCTCCGCCCGCGGGCGGAGCGGCCGCGCGGGCGGCGTCGTGCCGCATCGATGCCACCGGGGCCCTGCTTGAGAACGACAGCCTCTCCTGCCGCTTTGAACTGGCTGATGGGCGGCTGCGCCTGGTTTCGCTGTACAACGAGTGGGCCGCGGCGGAAATGGTCAGGGCGCCCGGAGATTCCGCCCTGTTTCTGGTCGAAATCGAGAGCGCCCGGCTCGCGGGGTCGCGTGACTTCGTTTGCACCGCGTTGCCGCCCATGACGGACCGGCAAGGGTTCACGGCGACGCTCGTTCACGAGCCTTCGGGCCTGTCAGCCGCCCTGTCGGTGTGGGTCGACACGGAATTGCGCATGGGCCTGACGTTCTCCAACGTTTCTGACCACGCGGCCGTTTTCAAGGCGGCGTTTCCGCATCTTTCGGGGTTGGCCATATCGGAAGACCCAGCCGGCGACTATTATTTCTTCCCGTGGGGCGGCGGGATTTTCTCCGGCGCGCCCGCGTTGATTCGCCGGGGCTACGGCGACCACGCGGCCCTGTATCAATTGATGGATCTGTACAGTCCCGCGCGCGGGGCGGGGCTGGCGATCCGCAGTACGGACGCCGACGGCCGGCACAAAGTGCTGGCCCTTCGCAAGCACATTCCCGGCAAGGCCGAGATGAATGGCGACGCGGCCAACACGCCCACGTCCGACGAATACAAATGGACGGCCAAC contains:
- a CDS encoding type II secretion system protein — protein: MVNLPRKQGFTLLELMVAVTIIGILFVLILPALLRAREQARRAYCNNSIRQIGIVFSLWANDHDGALPPGAPNGFWDYPDSKGVCHHLQRNNFICDVRDLYPEYLDTLQVFKCPGSIKELADTRLDWYTDITFMDGYLESIMVTDPRNREAIERLLGQRMDPECLTNDMYTYLPYAVKTEEQALFLWAELHRLMYGGAIDFMMDDLFVPGGHGPGGSDTFHRLHYGVSRFFISDMNNPAATAASESEIPVLYDSVSDLGMLQLNHMVPPGGNVLYLDGHVEFRRYPDEQHRPPYTELLVEWTRRNVYDNSVEQEVPAWCSNRLPATPFEPRYRHRPNDAMYRDLVF
- a CDS encoding MBL fold metallo-hydrolase, producing the protein MDVQTFPLTPFMTNCYVVRSAGEAIVIDPGEAAPLLLASLEGYRVRAIINTHAHCDHCAGNAVLLERTGSELLLHEADLPLLRSIQQQGMMFGFLTVPSPDPHVFLEAGDEVHVGELTFEVRHAPGHTPGHVVLVGHGSVFAGDVLFQGSIGRTDLPGGDYQQLLRSIQTQLLPLPGETVVYSGHGPATTIGEEHSSNPFLAGL
- the pfkA gene encoding 6-phosphofructokinase, whose product is MKRIGVLTSGGDAPGMNAAIRAVVRTAAYHDLKMFGIYRGYQGLIDGEVAEIGARSVSGIINRGGTILRTARCSEFHETAGRARAAKTLAEHGIEGLVVIGGDGTYRGALKLHEEHGISCVGLPGTIDNDIGGTDFTIGYDTALNVALEAIDRIRDTAESHERIFFVEVMGRRSGYLAMMSGIAGGAEDILVPETPTSIETLVEHIDLNRRKGKQSAIIVVAEGDELGNAIQVAKQVDALAKIPDSRVVVIGHLQRGGSPTAFDRILASRLGVRAVEALMEGVTGKMVGINANNVVLRPFQEAWECRTQFDPQLSRVARILAT
- a CDS encoding 2-oxo acid dehydrogenase subunit E2, with protein sequence MNLPKGVAVKEVISFDVFRKAVAYKTTESWRTVPHAAVQVDLDVTEVMGCLEKAKRDPAYAGVNVTLNTVMLKVVTEGLKASPRMNAHLRYNPKNTVGELIVFDDINIAVPFLTDDSRMVTPVLKKAGEKSLRELCLAMADLRRRVANTNFELLLLEAGHRDTLEHLRRGRLGVLRRLYANVYGPRRLSFPSKSERRAYGQIPEKDRLTPDDLLTATTLVTNLGSVMRELPARIALLEVIPPQVAAFGLCAARKQPVAVQDAQGKDAVAIRWIMPVTGAADHRALDFAEASAFVKRVMGLCAKPDELFPGLA
- a CDS encoding right-handed parallel beta-helix repeat-containing protein gives rise to the protein MAMVEEFGARGDGVTDDTQALQRAVDERGVLELGKGSYLISAPLVLDTTQRGYVGVRGAQGTSRLVMAGAGPALRVIGDHRGTAHPASFEEHTWERERFPVLQGFEVYGRHAQADGIELFRTVKCTIQNVLIRECRYGIHLVERNRNPIIANSHIYRCTDSGIFMDAVNLHQAIIIGNQISYCFRAGIRQFNGDVHNIQITGNDIEYNSGYEEGSSGEIVLEVPDDGLISEYTIASNTLQATPGAGGANIIMTGRPMPDDSPVRVVSITGNVIGSRNKNIVMRYAQRSVTISGNTIYTGVAANIELANCGEVAITGNTIDDSPWEPNASGAGGVLLEGCQNCAITGNIATGLAYGDDARGGAVTLTRCSAVAVSDCQLLSPAHRGVYLESANLCRIANNTIINRRPGLVMKTGVEISGDSRDNLVQHNQIQAGSAGAVVCEEGQAVVLDNMILAG
- a CDS encoding Gfo/Idh/MocA family oxidoreductase — translated: MHTIRVAILGQGRSGRSIHAEYLRHVPKRFTIAAVVDPMKERRDRAVREFGCDAYSNHKPVLERDDIDLVINATPSHLHVPYTLEFLKAGFNVLCEKPLAAKAKDVDRLIAAQKKSGTVFAIFQQSRYAPYFQKVREVIDSGVLGDIVQINIQFNGFSRRYDWQTLTEFDGGNLLNTGPHPLDQALQLFGTDVMPKVFCVMRSTISYGDAEDHVLLVLEGKGRPIINLEISSCCACPSYTYNVYGTRGGLTGDMTALEWRYYIPKEAPKLRLQRRPLSDSAGNPAYCSDNLTWHQKTWQVPTSKQNLFNAISHGFYSMLYKTLTEGAPLEITPQQVRQQIAVIEECQRQNPHIYGKKRGKE